In the Quercus lobata isolate SW786 chromosome 5, ValleyOak3.0 Primary Assembly, whole genome shotgun sequence genome, one interval contains:
- the LOC115989646 gene encoding uncharacterized protein LOC115989646, which translates to MEKTAVKKREVPAGRRLIDLVFSWSIEDVLNEDLYRNQVRQIPHTFSSTNEYMNSFTYPLIEETHADLLSSMSTLHLAPSCEILSFKQTKDFKPPKDFFYLVTLKSVSGLQKNGGYEPMVGDIIALTNVRPKYNDLDRPNRPFLVAFVQKVKDDNILTILASKPILAEEQENKKRETLYAICLINMTTNIRIWRALNFELESKNLDIIGKVLQPNSAEAKICTSCISETNCSTTYADVKSRIYTSDLNDSQKDAILSCLETRKCNHQNTVKLIWGPPGTGKTKTVGSLLFCLRRMKCRTLTCAPTNTAVLEVTQRLLKNVTESLEYDTYGLGDILLFGNRERMKIDDRHDLLDVFLDNRVTILYECLLSSTGWKDTLLSMITLLNEPKRQYHLYLKNEGKSKNKGIDSNQGKEVDDQSSKDKKSKKNLKKVIIQTLNENKNKKRQNEMVPLWREKCLEHEEKQREDSSSQDMKNEGQVANECDNPLTFEEFIQKRFNCISKRLTFFIENLYTHLPTSFISLEVVKKMIKARHLLKSFETFFCAVSVTDKGLLEKVFSKNAGSSLGHLRELSILRYKCLRVLRSLPQKFPVPDFEDEYDIKDFCLQNSCLIFCTVSSSAKVHEVITDLELLVIDEAAQLKECESTIPLQLPGLRHAILIGDERQLSAMVKSKISEEAEFGRSLFQRLVLIGHKKHLLNVQHRMHPSISLFPNRMFYENHILDGPNVERRSYKRRFLQGKMYGSYSFINVAHGKEEFNNSHSLQNMVEAAVASEIVSSLFKESVCTKKKVRVGIISPYKAQVFAIGEKVKNYNADSNDDFSISVRSVDGFQGGEEDVIIISTVRCNKNGIVGFLKNHQRTNVALTRARYCLWILGNEATLTQRNTIWKELVIDAKKRRCFYNAHEDKGLAQAITVALVGCNQMHILLNMDSFLFRKARWMVSFSKDFLKSMSRLKDAETCTKVLTLLENLANGWRQPQSKKNLHVHCGASSQLLEQYKVKGLLHLVWTVDILKKNLNYIQILKVWDILPLSEMPKLANQLDVLFENYSLEKINHCKHRSLSGCSVVPMKWPVDSSSCPEADPVLSLLEPLASLSLRDESESSSTTNGINSKHTTGRSVVTNKWTFRQWRPLEKPQEWFRRRSCCTQGHKIAYTLSYLLRDFLVCKDTCNIQCTKLLLVVESSHTLVTRRVPSRGGKKQNKMFKHNVKMV; encoded by the exons ATGGAGAAGACTGCGGTGAAGAAGAGAGAAGTTCCTGCAGGTCGACGCTTAATAGATTTGGTATTCTCTTGGTCTATCGAAGATGTTCTCAATGAGGATCTTTACAGAAACCAG GTGAGACAGATCCCACATACATTTTCCTCAACAAATGAATACATGAATTCATTCACTTATCCACTTATTGAGGAAACACATGCTGACTTGTTATCAAGCATGTCAACACTGCATCTAGCGCCTAGTTGTGAAATATTGTCATTCAAACAAACCAAGGATTTTAAACCACCCAAAGACTTTTTTTACCTTGTTACACTTAAAAGTGTGAGTGGATTGCAGAAGAATGGGGGATATGAACCAATGGTTGGAGACATCATTGCCTTGACAAATGTAAGACCAAAATACAATGATTTAGACAGACCCAACAGACCCTTTCTTGTTGCTTTTGTTCAAAAGGTGAAAGACGACAATATTCTTACAATATTAGCCTCAAAGCCCATCTTGGCCGAAGAACAAGAGAACAAGAAGAGGGAAACTCTTTATGCTATTTGCCTGATAAACATGACCACAAATATCCGTATATGGAGAGCATTGAACTTTGAGCTGGAAAGTAAAAACTTAGACATCATTGGAAAAGTGCTGCAACCAAACTCTGCT GAAGCTAAAATTTGTACTTCCTGCATTTCTGAAACAAATTGCAGTACTACCTATGCAGATGTGAAGTCCAGAATCTACACTTCAGATTTAAATGACTCCCAGAAAGATGCAATTCTTAGCTGTTTGGAAACTAGGAAATGCAATCATCAGAATACTGTCAAACTAATATGGGGTCCTCCAGGAACTGGGAAAACCAAGACAGTTGGATCGTTACTATTCTGTCTACGTAGAATGAAATGCAGAACTCTTACTTGTGCCCCGACGAATACTGCAGTTTTGGAAGTGACCCAGCGGCTACTAAAGAATGTGACAGAGTCACTTGAATATGATACTTATGGGCTTGGAGATATACTTTTATTTGGAAATAGGGAGCGAATGAAGATTGATGATCGTCATGACCTTCTAGATGTATTCCTTGATAACCGAGTTACTATACTATATGAATGCCTTCTTTCATCAACTGGTTGGAAAGATACTTTACTATCAATGATTACTTTGCTCAATGAACCTAAACGGCAATATCATTTGTATTtgaaaaatgaaggaaaatctaaaaataaaggaatagatAGTAATCAAGGGAAGGAGGTTGATGATCAATCCTCCAAAGACAAGAAGAGCAAGAAAAATCTGAAGAAAGTTATCATTCAAACcttaaatgaaaacaaaaacaagaaaagacaGAACGAGATGGTGCCTTTGTGGAGAGAAAAGTGCTTAGAGCATGAGGAAAAACAAAGGGAGGATAGTTCTTCCCAAGACATGAAAAATGAAGGACAGGTAGCCAATGAATGTGATAACCCTTTGACATTTGAGGAGTTCATACAAAAGAGATTCAACTGCATTTCAAAGCGTTTgacattttttattgaaaatttatatacacACTTACCTACTTCTTTTATTTCATTAGAAGTGGTAAAAAAGATGATCAAAGCTCGTCATTTACTCAAATCATTTGAAACTTTCTTTTGTGCTGTTAGTGTTACTGATAAAGGGTTATTAGAGAAAGTCTTCAGTAAAAATGCAGGAAGCAGCCTTGGTCACTTAAGGGAGTTGAGTATTTTGAGATATAAGTGCCTTCGTGTACTTAGATCTCTTCCTCAAAAATTCCCAGTTCCAGATTTTGAAGACGAGTATGATATAAAAGACTTCTGCCTACAAAATTCTTGTCTGATTTTCTGCACTGTATCAAGCTCTGCTAAAGTGCATGAAGTAATAACTGATCTGGAACTACTGGTTATAGATGAAGCTGCTCAGCTTAAGGAATGTGAATCAACCATTCCTTTACAACTTCCTGGCCTCCGCCATGCTATTCTCATTGGGGATGAACGTCAACTGTCTGCGATGGTTAAAAGCAAG aTTTCTGAGGAAGCTGAATTTGGAAGAAGTTTGTTCCAGCGGCTGGTATTGATAGGACACAAGAAACACCTTCTTAATGTCCAGCATAGGATGCATCCATCCATAAGCTTATTCCCAAATAGGATGTTCTATGAAAATCATATTTTGGATGGCCCCAATGTCGAAAGAAGAAGCTACAAGAGGCGTTTCCTTCAGGGGAAGATGTATGGCTCCTACTCTTTTATAAATGTAGCACATGGAAAAGAGGAATTCAATAACAGCCATAGCCTGCAAAATATGGTTGAGGCGGCTGTGGCATCTGAGATAGTTTCAAGCCTTTTCAAAG AATCAGTTTGCACAAAGAAGAAGGTTAGAGTTGGTATCATCTCACCGTACAAGGCTCAAGTTTTTGCAATTGGAGAGAAGGTGAAAAACTACAATGCAGATTCTAATGATGACTTCTCCATTAGTGTTCGCTCTGTTGATGGGTTCCAGGGTGGTGAGGAAGATGTGATAATTATCTCAACTGTCAGATGTAATAAGAATGGAATAGTTGGGTTTCTTAAAAATCATCAAAGAACAAATGTGGCTCTAACTCGTGCCAG GTATTGCCTTTGGATATTGGGAAATGAAGCAACTTTAACTCAAAGGAACACTATTTGGAAGGAATTAGTCATTGATGCCAAGAAACGGAGGTGCTTCTACAATGCCCACGAGGACAAGGGTTTGGCTCAAGCTATTACAGTCGCCTTGGTTGGATGTAACCAAATGCACATTTTACTCAACATGGATTCTTTTCTGTTCAGAAAAGCTAGATGGATG GTCTCCTTCAGCAAAGATTTTTTGAAATCTATGTCAAGACTTAAAGATGCTGAGACTTGTACAAAAGTGCTTACTTTATTGGAAAATCTTGCAAATGGTTGGCGCCAACCTCAAAGCAAGAAAAATCTCCATGTCCATTGTGGAGCTTCTTCCCAATTATTAGAGCAGTACAAGGTCAAAGGGTTGCTGCATCTAGTTTGGACTGTAGACAttcttaagaaaaatttgaactACATTCAAATTCTGAAGGTCTGGGACATTTTGCCATTATCTGAAATGCCAAAACTAGCAAATCAACTTGATGTCTTATTTGAGAATTATAGTTTGGAAAAGATAAATCACTGCAAACACAGAAGCCTCAGTGG GTGTTCAGTTGTTCCAATGAAATGGCCAGTTGACTCAAGTAGTTGTCCTGAAGCTGATCCTGTATTGTCCCTTTTAGAACCACTAGCTTCACTCAGCCTGAGGGATGAGTCAGAATCATCATCTACAACTAATGG AATTAATTCAAAGCACACAACTGGGAGAAGTGTTGTTACAAATAAATGG ACTTTCAGACAGTGGAGACCTCTAGAGAAGCCGCAAGAATGGTTTCGTAGGAGGAGTTGTTGTACACAAGGACACAAAATAGCTTACACACTCTCTTACTTATTACGAGATTTCTTAGTTTGCAAAGATACATGTAATATCCAGTGCACAAAACTCTTACTAGTAGTTGAGTCATCACATACACTTGTTACAAGACGAGTGCCTTCGAGAGGGGggaaaaagcaaaacaaaatgttcaaGCATAATGTAAAAATGGTGTGA